A portion of the Pseudarthrobacter defluvii genome contains these proteins:
- a CDS encoding DUF6993 domain-containing protein — protein sequence MHPTPYQRPNKRAGAALACAALACVLSGCVAGPSASQPAFGASEGQTSPQAKATDGGPQEPAQATGSAAGSTRPSGEPLADTSGGAPAAAAATEAVKRTVTDTLTKLASGTPKPATAQVSEALTGAGIAPGVLQVSQSRTPTGLEADAIEAAVLQGRDCVIGQVREGAVTVTVLPVLASGKCFVGS from the coding sequence ATGCATCCCACCCCTTACCAGCGGCCCAACAAACGCGCCGGTGCAGCACTGGCGTGCGCCGCCCTGGCCTGTGTGCTGTCGGGGTGTGTTGCCGGCCCTTCGGCGAGCCAACCGGCATTCGGGGCCAGCGAGGGGCAGACGTCGCCGCAGGCCAAGGCAACCGACGGTGGACCGCAGGAGCCTGCCCAGGCAACTGGTTCGGCCGCGGGAAGCACTCGGCCCAGCGGAGAACCGCTGGCCGACACGTCCGGTGGGGCGCCAGCGGCTGCAGCGGCTACCGAGGCGGTGAAGCGCACTGTGACGGACACTCTTACCAAATTGGCAAGCGGAACCCCGAAACCGGCCACAGCCCAGGTCAGCGAAGCCCTGACGGGTGCAGGCATCGCACCGGGTGTTCTCCAGGTATCGCAAAGCCGGACGCCCACCGGACTGGAAGCGGATGCCATCGAAGCGGCCGTGCTGCAGGGGAGGGATTGTGTCATCGGGCAGGTGCGCGAAGGCGCTGTAACCGTCACGGTGCTTCCGGTGCTGGCCAGCGGTAAATGTTTCGTGGGCTCCTGA
- a CDS encoding single-stranded DNA-binding protein encodes MSETIITIRGFVATEITSSTTPGGVATASFRLGSTARRFDRASRTWGDGHTNWYTVQGYRNLAGTLGCSIRKGQPVIVVGKLKIHTWEKDGRVYHSTIIDAEAVGHDLTFGSANFIRTASRPALSLVEQPSVPDDAEMDQVPDELEDQEDEHAEDHGQPSVVIEDSDGALASLDLETGELAEV; translated from the coding sequence ATGAGCGAAACGATCATCACCATCCGGGGCTTCGTGGCCACGGAGATAACGAGTTCCACCACGCCAGGGGGAGTGGCAACGGCCTCCTTCCGGCTCGGGTCCACCGCCCGCCGTTTTGACCGGGCATCCAGGACCTGGGGTGACGGACACACCAACTGGTACACGGTCCAGGGCTACCGCAACCTTGCTGGAACCCTGGGCTGCAGCATCAGGAAGGGACAGCCGGTCATCGTCGTGGGCAAGCTGAAGATCCACACCTGGGAAAAGGACGGCCGGGTGTACCACTCCACCATCATCGACGCGGAGGCCGTGGGGCACGATCTCACCTTTGGGTCGGCAAACTTCATTCGTACGGCGTCCAGGCCGGCACTCTCCCTGGTGGAGCAACCGTCAGTTCCCGATGACGCCGAAATGGACCAGGTTCCGGATGAACTGGAGGACCAGGAGGATGAACACGCCGAGGACCACGGCCAGCCCTCCGTCGTCATCGAGGACAGCGACGGTGCCCTCGCCTCGCTGGACCTGGAAACGGGGGAACTCGCCGAGGTCTAG
- a CDS encoding ROK family protein, which yields MVMPAPAVAGPGGAAPGSVGDVRRSNLALVLGAIAEFPRGTFPSRAQIAGATGLTKASVSSLVLDLLDAEIIREIGLNPQGRGRPGVGLELNPGRAVMGMEINVDYISAAVVDLAGNVLIREVKERDNRNSPDAPVLAALAVLAARVRSAAGERGVEVLGGGLAVPGLVDPAAARVLTAPNLGWVDVDLDLGALLPEAPLGVALFNEANAAALAELRYRPDGASDFLFVSGEVGVGGGIVIGSELFTGPEGHAGEVGHIVVEPDGGRCSCGGTGCLETVAGQDAIFAASGLAPEAASRSASMSALLGALEGGDPQAVSAVERAARCLGIALASTARVVNIHSVVLGGHFAVLEPWLRGPLLESVQKYAPGKYASEQVTVSAVGESGALLGAAGSVIRSLVEAPHRLQ from the coding sequence ATGGTGATGCCGGCGCCTGCAGTGGCGGGACCGGGAGGCGCAGCCCCCGGAAGCGTCGGGGATGTCCGGCGCAGCAACCTTGCCCTGGTCCTGGGCGCAATCGCGGAATTCCCGCGCGGCACCTTTCCCAGCCGCGCGCAGATAGCCGGCGCCACCGGGTTGACCAAAGCGTCGGTTTCCAGCCTGGTGCTGGACCTCCTGGACGCCGAAATCATTCGGGAAATAGGCCTGAACCCTCAGGGGCGCGGCCGGCCGGGTGTCGGACTGGAGCTTAACCCGGGGCGCGCCGTCATGGGGATGGAAATCAATGTGGATTACATCTCGGCGGCCGTGGTCGACCTGGCCGGGAATGTCCTGATCCGTGAGGTGAAGGAGCGCGACAACCGCAACAGCCCGGACGCCCCGGTGCTGGCGGCGCTGGCAGTCCTGGCCGCGCGGGTACGGAGCGCGGCGGGCGAGCGGGGGGTCGAGGTCCTCGGTGGAGGGCTGGCCGTTCCTGGACTCGTTGACCCTGCCGCGGCCCGGGTACTCACCGCCCCCAACCTTGGGTGGGTCGATGTGGACCTTGACCTTGGTGCGTTGCTGCCCGAAGCTCCCCTGGGTGTGGCGCTTTTCAACGAGGCCAACGCCGCAGCCCTGGCGGAACTGAGGTACCGGCCGGACGGTGCCTCCGACTTCCTGTTTGTCTCTGGCGAAGTGGGTGTCGGTGGCGGGATCGTCATCGGGTCCGAGCTGTTCACGGGCCCGGAAGGCCATGCCGGCGAAGTGGGACACATCGTGGTGGAGCCGGACGGCGGCCGCTGTTCCTGCGGCGGTACCGGTTGCCTTGAAACCGTCGCCGGCCAGGACGCCATTTTCGCCGCATCCGGCCTGGCTCCGGAGGCTGCATCACGGTCCGCCAGCATGTCCGCGCTGCTGGGGGCGCTGGAGGGTGGAGACCCCCAGGCGGTATCCGCCGTTGAACGGGCGGCCCGCTGCCTGGGCATCGCGCTCGCGTCAACGGCGCGGGTGGTCAATATCCACTCGGTGGTCCTCGGTGGGCACTTCGCGGTCCTCGAGCCCTGGCTGCGCGGCCCGTTGCTCGAAAGCGTGCAGAAATACGCCCCGGGCAAGTACGCGTCCGAACAGGTCACAGTCTCCGCGGTGGGCGAGTCGGGCGCGCTGCTGGGCGCAGCCGGCAGCGTCATCCGGTCGCTGGTGGAGGCGCCGCACCGGCTGCAGTAG